The Desulfovibrio aminophilus genome window below encodes:
- the secA gene encoding preprotein translocase subunit SecA has translation MLLKMLFGSTNERYIKRLRPMVARINALEPEMAALSDADFPAKIAAWRQEVAQGRHVNDLLPEVFALVREAGKRALNMRHFDVQLVGGIALHEGNIAEMKTGEGKTLVATLPVVLNALTGKGVHVVTVNDYLAKRDSAWMGRLYGFLGLTTGVIVHGLTDEERQQAYGADITYGTNNEFGFDYLRDNMKFYKESLVQRELHFAIVDEVDSILIDEARTPLIISGPAEMSTQLYRRVDTVIPPLKRSSPRPANLASGEEFIPDGDFEVDEKARTVTLTDRGVERVEKLLGIDNLFDPSNMTLQHHVLQGLKAHNLFKRDVDYIVKDGQVVIVDEFTGRLMPGRRYSDGLHQALEAKENVTVEAENQTLASITFQNYFRMYDKLAGMTGTADTEAVEFKEIYNLDVVVIPTNRPMVRKDHPDMIFRTQQEKFRAIVHEIADCHKRGQPVLVGTVSIEKSELVSGLLKKLGVPHNVLNAKQHEKEAEIVAEAGQQGKVTIATNMAGRGTDIVLGEGVKELGGLHILGTERHESRRIDNQLRGRSGRQGDPGTSRFYLALDDDLMRLFGSDRISGLMEKLGMEENVPIENKLVSRAIEGSQKRVEAHNFEIRKQLLDFDNVMNQQREVIYSQRRELMYASNVDPIVEEYAEDVLGDILGPASEGKGMDPEMAEMVRSRLDEVFDFDRFPGFRANLPDKAQALAWISEITGALKAAAPDHYQEIARYFLLEALDRNWKDHLLNMDHLRDGIGLRGYGQKDPKQEYKREGFELFRDMLDNIKENTLRALCHLRIKAEVREEEYQHKESAGNLQYAGSADGADKAKEPKRRAEPKVGRNDPCPCGSGKKYKKCCGAK, from the coding sequence ATGCTGCTCAAGATGCTCTTCGGCTCCACCAACGAACGCTACATCAAGCGCCTGCGCCCCATGGTGGCGCGCATCAACGCGCTGGAGCCGGAAATGGCCGCGCTGTCCGACGCCGACTTCCCGGCAAAAATCGCGGCCTGGAGGCAGGAGGTGGCCCAGGGCCGCCACGTGAACGACCTGCTGCCCGAGGTCTTCGCCCTGGTGCGCGAGGCGGGCAAGCGCGCCCTGAACATGCGCCACTTCGACGTCCAGCTCGTGGGCGGCATCGCCCTGCACGAAGGCAACATCGCGGAGATGAAGACCGGCGAAGGCAAGACCCTGGTGGCCACCCTGCCCGTGGTGCTCAACGCCCTCACGGGCAAGGGCGTGCACGTGGTCACGGTCAACGACTACCTGGCCAAGCGCGACTCCGCCTGGATGGGCAGGCTCTACGGCTTCCTCGGCCTGACCACGGGCGTCATCGTCCACGGCCTCACCGACGAGGAGCGCCAGCAGGCCTACGGCGCGGACATCACCTACGGCACGAACAACGAGTTCGGCTTCGACTACCTGCGCGACAACATGAAGTTCTACAAGGAGTCCCTGGTCCAGCGCGAGCTGCACTTCGCCATCGTGGACGAGGTGGACTCCATCCTCATCGACGAGGCGCGCACCCCGCTCATCATCTCCGGCCCGGCCGAGATGTCCACCCAGCTTTACCGCCGCGTGGACACGGTCATCCCGCCGCTCAAGCGCTCCTCCCCCCGCCCGGCCAACCTGGCCTCCGGCGAGGAGTTCATCCCGGACGGCGACTTCGAGGTGGACGAGAAGGCCCGCACCGTGACCCTCACGGACCGGGGCGTGGAGCGCGTGGAAAAGCTCCTCGGCATCGACAACCTCTTCGACCCCTCGAACATGACCCTCCAGCACCACGTGCTCCAGGGCCTCAAGGCCCACAATCTCTTCAAGCGCGACGTGGACTACATCGTCAAGGACGGCCAGGTGGTCATCGTGGACGAGTTCACCGGACGGCTCATGCCGGGACGGCGCTATTCCGACGGCCTGCACCAGGCCCTGGAGGCCAAGGAGAACGTCACGGTGGAGGCCGAGAACCAGACGCTGGCCTCGATCACCTTCCAGAACTACTTCCGCATGTACGACAAGCTGGCGGGCATGACCGGCACGGCCGACACCGAGGCCGTGGAGTTCAAGGAGATCTACAACCTGGACGTGGTGGTCATCCCCACCAACCGGCCCATGGTCCGCAAGGACCACCCGGACATGATCTTCCGCACCCAGCAGGAGAAGTTCCGGGCCATCGTGCATGAGATCGCGGACTGCCACAAACGCGGCCAGCCCGTGCTCGTGGGCACCGTGTCCATCGAGAAGTCCGAGCTCGTCTCGGGCCTGCTCAAGAAGCTCGGCGTGCCCCACAACGTGCTCAACGCCAAGCAGCACGAGAAGGAAGCCGAGATCGTGGCCGAGGCCGGACAGCAGGGCAAGGTCACCATCGCCACCAACATGGCCGGACGAGGCACGGACATCGTGCTCGGCGAGGGCGTCAAGGAGCTCGGCGGCCTGCACATCCTCGGCACCGAGCGCCACGAGTCCCGGCGCATCGACAACCAGCTGCGCGGCCGTTCCGGCCGCCAGGGCGATCCGGGAACCTCCCGCTTCTACCTCGCCCTGGACGACGACCTCATGCGCCTCTTCGGCTCGGACCGCATCTCCGGGCTCATGGAGAAGCTGGGCATGGAAGAAAACGTGCCCATCGAGAACAAGCTCGTGTCCCGGGCCATCGAGGGCTCGCAGAAGCGCGTGGAGGCCCACAACTTCGAAATCCGCAAGCAGCTCCTGGACTTCGACAACGTCATGAACCAGCAGCGCGAGGTCATCTACTCCCAGCGCCGCGAACTCATGTACGCCTCCAACGTGGACCCCATCGTGGAGGAGTACGCCGAGGACGTGCTCGGCGACATCCTGGGCCCGGCCTCCGAGGGCAAGGGCATGGACCCCGAAATGGCCGAAATGGTCCGCTCCCGCCTGGACGAGGTCTTCGACTTCGACCGCTTCCCGGGCTTCCGCGCCAACCTGCCGGACAAGGCCCAGGCCCTGGCCTGGATCAGCGAGATCACCGGCGCGCTCAAGGCCGCGGCCCCGGACCACTACCAGGAGATCGCCCGCTACTTCCTGCTGGAGGCCCTGGACCGCAACTGGAAGGACCACCTGCTGAACATGGACCACCTGCGCGACGGCATCGGCCTGCGCGGCTACGGCCAGAAGGACCCCAAGCAGGAGTATAAGCGCGAGGGCTTCGAACTCTTCCGCGACATGCTCGACAACATCAAGGAGAACACCCTGCGCGCCCTCTGCCACCTGCGCATCAAGGCCGAGGTGCGCGAGGAGGAGTACCAGCACAAGGAGAGCGCCGGAAACCTCCAGTACGCCGGGAGCGCGGACGGGGCGGACAAGGCCAAGGAGCCCAAGCGCCGGGCCGAACCCAAGGTCGGCCGCAACGATCCCTGCCCCTGCGGCTCGGGCAAGAAATACAAGAAGTGCTGCGGCGCCAAATAG
- a CDS encoding phospholipid-binding protein MlaC → MKRTILFSIVSVALFGLLAASAWAGVPTDTVKEGVDKVITILQDPKYKGAKVISGEQLDRLRAAVRQFFDFEELTARAVGRPWLKFTPQQQKDLSSSFQELLEKTYISKFEGYNGEKFDYQKEMAQGNLAFVQSQVQANDGKLLSVNFRLIQKDGHWLIYDVIGEGISIMEIYRSQFAQELQNGTPDSLIGKVRDRVADIAAGKAPADDKAVLNDAAKQPATAKQ, encoded by the coding sequence ATGAAACGCACCATCCTTTTCAGCATCGTCAGCGTCGCGCTTTTCGGGCTTCTGGCCGCCTCCGCCTGGGCCGGCGTGCCCACGGACACGGTCAAGGAAGGGGTTGACAAGGTCATCACCATCCTGCAAGACCCTAAGTATAAGGGGGCCAAGGTGATCTCCGGCGAGCAGCTGGACCGCCTGCGGGCCGCCGTGCGGCAGTTTTTCGATTTCGAGGAACTGACCGCCCGCGCCGTCGGCCGCCCCTGGCTGAAGTTCACGCCCCAGCAGCAGAAGGACCTCAGTTCGTCTTTTCAGGAGCTGCTGGAGAAGACGTACATCAGCAAGTTCGAGGGCTACAACGGCGAGAAGTTCGACTACCAGAAGGAGATGGCCCAGGGAAATCTGGCGTTCGTCCAGAGCCAGGTCCAGGCCAACGACGGCAAGCTCCTCTCGGTCAACTTCCGCCTGATTCAGAAGGATGGGCATTGGCTCATCTACGACGTGATCGGCGAGGGCATCTCCATCATGGAGATCTACCGCAGCCAGTTCGCGCAGGAATTGCAGAACGGCACCCCGGACAGCCTCATCGGCAAGGTCCGCGACAGGGTGGCCGACATCGCTGCGGGCAAGGCCCCGGCCGATGACAAAGCAGTGCTCAACGACGCGGCCAAGCAACCGGCCACGGCGAAACAGTAA
- a CDS encoding VacJ family lipoprotein, giving the protein MGKSAARALVLTIGTLFLLAGAALAADSQQVAQLEDTYYSQELWDVSGKTPSGPAVTPDTSNIAPDSVPGWNRFWFNVNDRLYYYLFKPAAQGYGYVVPEKPRTWVNNFFHNLLFPMRFVNCLLQGKFRAAGVETSRFIANTAFGYGGLSNFAYDLKPTKPTASGDEDTGQTFGAWGIGNGTYLVWPIIGPSTVRDSFGYAGDYFMRPTTYLHPWYWSMGATAYDKLNNLSLRIGEYETLTESAIDPYIAMRDAYLRYRAQKVQE; this is encoded by the coding sequence ATGGGCAAATCCGCTGCGCGCGCACTCGTCCTGACCATCGGCACGCTCTTCCTTTTGGCCGGGGCCGCCCTGGCCGCCGACAGCCAGCAGGTCGCCCAGCTGGAGGACACCTACTACTCCCAGGAGTTGTGGGACGTTTCCGGCAAGACCCCCTCGGGCCCCGCGGTCACGCCCGACACCTCGAACATCGCTCCCGATTCCGTCCCCGGCTGGAACCGCTTCTGGTTCAACGTCAACGACCGGCTCTACTACTACCTGTTCAAGCCCGCCGCCCAGGGCTACGGCTACGTTGTGCCGGAGAAGCCCCGCACCTGGGTCAACAACTTCTTCCACAACCTGCTCTTCCCCATGCGCTTCGTGAACTGCCTGCTCCAGGGCAAGTTCCGGGCCGCGGGCGTCGAGACGTCCCGTTTCATCGCCAACACCGCCTTCGGCTACGGCGGCCTCTCCAACTTCGCCTACGACCTCAAGCCCACCAAGCCCACGGCTTCGGGCGACGAGGACACCGGCCAGACCTTCGGCGCCTGGGGCATCGGCAACGGCACCTATCTCGTCTGGCCCATCATCGGCCCCTCCACCGTGCGCGACTCCTTCGGCTACGCGGGCGACTACTTCATGCGGCCCACCACGTACCTGCACCCCTGGTACTGGTCCATGGGCGCCACAGCCTACGACAAGCTGAACAACCTGTCGCTGCGCATCGGCGAGTACGAGACGCTGACCGAAAGCGCCATCGACCCCTACATCGCCATGCGCGACGCCTATCTCCGCTACCGGGCGCAGAAGGTCCAGGAATAG
- a CDS encoding peptidoglycan bridge formation glycyltransferase FemA/FemB family protein: MDIRSKAMAALFPTDILFQTSYWAQVKARLGLQPRAFDIPTAGPGKDVLVLLKPFGGHSVAVVPQGPEHAPSEEEYGTFLEDFSVALATTLGPEVAFIRYDLPWLSPYADVMEQEDLDAFPEPRLRELRMNMGTRFWNIRKAREDMTVASSLVLDLVGSEEEMLGRMKPKTRYNIGLARRKGVSVLEADARCLPDFHALYRQTALRNGFSPCGPEHFNAMFQSLLSAPDRSDLLFLLARHGSDVLAGAIVGISGETATFLYGASSNTKRNLMAPSLMHWTAMRLAREHGCVRYDLGAVSPADTPDHPFHGLYRFKTGFGGRIEFRCGSWDYPLRQDVYDEYRNAELVFSAREQHAPHPH, from the coding sequence GTGGATATCAGATCAAAGGCAATGGCCGCGTTGTTTCCAACGGACATCCTGTTCCAGACCTCGTACTGGGCGCAGGTCAAGGCCCGGCTCGGCCTCCAGCCCCGGGCGTTCGACATTCCAACGGCCGGACCTGGCAAGGACGTGCTCGTCCTGCTCAAGCCCTTCGGCGGGCACAGCGTCGCCGTCGTGCCCCAGGGGCCGGAGCACGCGCCCTCCGAAGAAGAGTACGGAACCTTCCTCGAGGACTTCTCCGTGGCCCTGGCCACGACCCTGGGCCCGGAAGTGGCCTTCATCCGCTACGACCTGCCCTGGCTCTCCCCCTACGCGGACGTGATGGAGCAGGAGGACCTGGACGCCTTTCCCGAGCCGAGGCTGCGCGAACTGCGCATGAACATGGGCACCAGGTTCTGGAACATCAGGAAGGCGCGCGAGGACATGACCGTGGCCAGCTCCCTGGTGCTGGATCTCGTGGGGAGCGAGGAGGAGATGCTCGGCCGGATGAAGCCCAAGACGCGCTACAACATCGGGCTCGCGCGGCGCAAGGGCGTCAGCGTATTGGAGGCGGACGCGCGCTGCCTGCCCGACTTCCACGCCCTGTACCGGCAGACGGCGCTGCGCAACGGCTTCAGCCCCTGCGGCCCGGAGCACTTCAACGCCATGTTCCAGTCCCTGCTCTCCGCCCCGGACCGCTCGGACCTGCTCTTCCTGCTCGCGCGGCACGGCTCCGACGTCCTGGCCGGGGCCATCGTCGGCATCTCGGGCGAGACCGCGACCTTCCTCTACGGGGCATCCTCCAACACCAAACGCAACCTGATGGCCCCCAGCCTCATGCACTGGACCGCCATGCGCCTGGCGCGCGAGCACGGCTGCGTCCGGTATGACCTGGGAGCCGTCTCGCCCGCCGACACCCCGGACCACCCATTCCACGGCCTCTACCGCTTCAAGACCGGATTCGGCGGCAGGATCGAATTCAGGTGCGGCTCCTGGGACTACCCCCTGCGCCAGGACGTCTACGACGAGTATCGCAACGCGGAACTCGTGTTCTCGGCCCGCGAGCAGCACGCCCCGCACCCCCACTGA
- a CDS encoding outer membrane lipid asymmetry maintenance protein MlaD yields MKKYSKETSVGIFVLVGLIGIAYMSIKLGNLGLFTDNYMTLRAAFTNVSGLKINSPVQMYGVDVGYVDGIQLDLSGDIPLARVSMKVHKGIDIRDDATASVKTSGLIGDKFVGLTAGAVGQQLKDGESIFQTNPALDLEDLLAKFATPSVNK; encoded by the coding sequence ATGAAGAAATATTCCAAGGAAACCTCGGTGGGCATCTTCGTGCTGGTGGGCCTCATCGGCATCGCCTACATGAGCATCAAGCTCGGCAACCTGGGCCTGTTCACCGACAACTACATGACCCTCAGGGCCGCGTTCACCAACGTCTCCGGGCTGAAGATCAACTCGCCCGTGCAGATGTACGGCGTGGACGTGGGCTACGTGGACGGCATCCAGCTCGACCTCTCCGGCGACATCCCCCTGGCCCGCGTGAGCATGAAGGTCCACAAGGGCATCGACATCCGCGACGACGCCACCGCCTCGGTGAAGACCAGCGGCCTCATCGGCGACAAGTTCGTGGGCCTCACCGCCGGGGCCGTGGGGCAGCAGCTCAAGGACGGGGAATCCATCTTCCAGACCAACCCGGCTCTGGACCTGGAGGACCTGCTGGCCAAGTTCGCGACCCCAAGCGTGAACAAATAA
- a CDS encoding (Fe-S)-binding protein — MIIIRRFARHARGTPMMQDNPSHTRPGLDGCVLCGKCLEVCPLLAATGREELSPRAKAVLTVHGGSHSAEDLARLCLGCGRCARVCPQGQDVPAVVAALRAARPDFRQWLWKAALARSGALWPVAATLAKPMPKDFLRKRLGGLLKGLGALSRPGCEPFVRVAGLSDAWRGRRAALFSGCAGAHAARRWTDRAARLLDMAGVTRAEAEFQCCGATLGSAGLPRERDAARAANVAAWRAAGRPLLAAFCVSCLAGLRAYAGPGLFQDAAEEAAWAASITPLSAILQGGRFVLTSNPGRAAWHTPCHAAVPDPDLALWRGVPGLDLETPEARCCGFGGVLQLADPALAARVSELRWRDMTAGLVLTGCSACAMQLAAAAPEGVRAAHWLDALDA, encoded by the coding sequence ATGATTATTATCAGACGGTTCGCGCGCCACGCGCGCGGGACGCCCATGATGCAGGACAACCCGTCCCATACCCGGCCCGGCCTCGACGGCTGCGTGCTCTGCGGCAAGTGCCTGGAGGTCTGCCCGCTCCTGGCCGCCACGGGCCGCGAGGAGCTGTCGCCCCGGGCCAAGGCCGTGCTCACCGTCCACGGCGGCTCGCATTCGGCCGAGGACCTGGCCCGGCTCTGCCTGGGCTGCGGCCGCTGCGCGCGGGTCTGCCCCCAGGGCCAGGACGTCCCGGCCGTGGTGGCCGCCCTGCGGGCCGCGCGACCGGACTTCCGGCAGTGGCTCTGGAAGGCGGCCCTGGCCCGGAGCGGGGCGCTCTGGCCTGTCGCCGCCACGCTCGCCAAGCCGATGCCCAAGGACTTTCTGCGAAAGCGCCTGGGCGGCCTGCTCAAGGGCCTGGGTGCGCTCTCCCGGCCGGGCTGCGAACCGTTCGTCCGGGTCGCGGGCCTGTCCGACGCCTGGCGCGGGCGGCGCGCGGCCCTGTTCAGCGGCTGCGCGGGCGCGCACGCGGCCCGGCGCTGGACGGACCGGGCCGCGCGGCTCCTGGACATGGCCGGAGTGACGCGCGCCGAGGCGGAGTTCCAGTGCTGCGGCGCGACCCTGGGCTCGGCCGGGCTGCCAAGGGAACGCGACGCGGCCCGGGCGGCCAACGTGGCGGCCTGGCGCGCGGCCGGGCGGCCCCTGCTGGCGGCCTTCTGCGTCTCCTGTCTGGCGGGCCTGCGGGCCTACGCCGGGCCCGGGCTGTTTCAGGACGCGGCCGAGGAAGCGGCCTGGGCCGCCTCGATCACCCCCCTTTCCGCGATTTTGCAAGGCGGCCGCTTTGTGCTAACGAGCAATCCAGGCCGCGCGGCCTGGCACACGCCCTGCCACGCGGCGGTCCCGGACCCGGACCTGGCGCTCTGGCGCGGCGTGCCGGGCCTGGACCTGGAGACGCCCGAGGCGCGCTGCTGCGGCTTCGGCGGCGTGCTCCAGCTGGCCGACCCGGCCCTGGCGGCCCGGGTGTCGGAACTGCGCTGGCGCGACATGACGGCGGGCCTCGTGCTCACGGGCTGCTCGGCCTGCGCCATGCAGCTCGCGGCCGCGGCCCCCGAGGGAGTCCGGGCCGCGCACTGGCTGGACGCCCTGGACGCCTGA
- a CDS encoding ABC transporter permease: MGQEQKGVLAPVASLGGASLRFLGEMGAMFLFLADSLRLMFSSFGQVPKTVRQVFFIGVKSISVIALIGLFTGMVIGLQTYYALSKFGSEGFLGAAVALSLVRELAPVLTAFMVTGRAGSSMTAEIGVMRISEQIDALEIMDINPMSYLVSPKLAACLISFPILTTLFDLIGMLGGYLTGVMLMGGNAGAYIYRVDSSLDWEDVSGGYIKALVFAVIVCTVCCYQGYFTHLREDKGPEGVSQATTTAVVMSCVLILVADYVLTSILY, encoded by the coding sequence ATGGGTCAGGAGCAGAAAGGCGTTCTCGCGCCCGTCGCCTCCCTGGGAGGGGCCAGCCTCCGCTTCCTGGGGGAAATGGGGGCCATGTTCCTCTTCCTGGCCGACTCCCTGCGCCTCATGTTTTCTTCCTTCGGCCAGGTTCCCAAGACCGTGCGCCAGGTCTTCTTCATCGGCGTGAAGTCCATCAGCGTCATCGCCCTCATCGGCCTGTTCACGGGCATGGTCATCGGCCTGCAGACGTACTACGCCCTGTCCAAGTTCGGGTCCGAGGGCTTCCTGGGCGCGGCCGTGGCCCTCTCCCTGGTGCGCGAGCTGGCCCCGGTGCTCACGGCCTTCATGGTCACCGGCCGGGCGGGCTCGTCCATGACCGCCGAGATCGGCGTCATGCGCATCAGCGAGCAGATCGACGCCCTGGAGATCATGGACATCAATCCCATGAGCTACCTGGTGAGCCCCAAGCTCGCCGCCTGCCTCATCAGCTTCCCGATCCTGACCACGCTCTTCGACCTCATCGGCATGCTCGGCGGCTACCTCACGGGCGTCATGCTCATGGGCGGCAACGCCGGAGCCTACATCTACCGCGTGGACTCCTCCCTGGACTGGGAGGACGTGTCCGGCGGCTACATCAAGGCCCTGGTCTTCGCGGTCATCGTCTGCACGGTCTGCTGCTACCAGGGCTACTTCACCCACCTGCGCGAGGACAAGGGGCCCGAGGGCGTGAGCCAGGCCACCACCACGGCCGTGGTCATGTCCTGCGTGCTCATCCTGGTGGCCGACTACGTGCTCACCTCCATCCTCTACTAG
- a CDS encoding SIMPL domain-containing protein (The SIMPL domain is named for its presence in mouse protein SIMPL (signalling molecule that associates with mouse pelle-like kinase). Bacterial member BP26, from Brucella, was shown to assemble into a channel-like structure, while YggE from E. coli has been associated with resistance to oxidative stress.), with protein MNNRTASILALGLILASALMAWAFYASRLPQNTIEATGSARVKVVSDVAKWHGSIYRTVAETNLKQGYAQLRADLQALKDYLKAAGLPEAALELQPVNMEQVYQQNPSAPREQTLRQGFTVTSPDTAKITALGLDQTLMDQGVQLTTYSLEYYVSRLPEMRVELLGAAVKDARRRAQEIAGSDGRGVGPLQSARIGVVQVLAPNSVEVSGSGAYDTSTVDKEVMVTVRAEFAVR; from the coding sequence ATGAACAACAGAACCGCCTCCATCCTGGCCCTGGGCCTGATCCTGGCCTCGGCCCTCATGGCCTGGGCCTTCTACGCCTCGCGCCTGCCGCAGAACACCATCGAGGCCACGGGCTCGGCCAGGGTCAAGGTGGTCTCGGACGTGGCCAAGTGGCATGGGAGCATCTACCGCACCGTTGCCGAAACGAACCTCAAGCAGGGCTACGCCCAGCTGCGCGCCGACCTGCAGGCCCTCAAGGACTATCTCAAGGCCGCCGGGCTGCCCGAGGCCGCCCTGGAGCTCCAGCCGGTGAACATGGAGCAGGTCTACCAGCAGAACCCCAGCGCCCCGCGCGAGCAGACCCTGCGCCAGGGCTTCACCGTGACCTCCCCGGACACGGCCAAGATCACGGCCCTGGGCCTGGACCAGACGCTCATGGACCAGGGCGTGCAGCTGACCACCTATTCGCTGGAATACTATGTCTCGCGGCTGCCCGAGATGCGCGTGGAGCTGTTGGGCGCGGCCGTGAAGGACGCCCGCCGCCGGGCCCAGGAGATCGCCGGGAGCGACGGCCGGGGCGTGGGACCGCTCCAGTCCGCGCGCATCGGCGTGGTCCAGGTCCTGGCCCCCAACTCCGTGGAGGTCTCCGGCTCCGGGGCCTACGACACCTCCACCGTGGACAAGGAAGTCATGGTCACGGTGCGCGCCGAATTCGCGGTGCGCTAG
- a CDS encoding ABC transporter ATP-binding protein yields MERSRYDIRLEDLSVGYGEHVVVSDVNVTLPGGKITVILGGSGSGKSTLLKHILRLHRPITGRVTIGGHDIFKLSRNALRCLKQRLGLLFQDGALLGSLNLFDNVALPLREHTRLKEPQIAEIVRAKLALVGLADYLQLFPNQLSGGMRKRAGLARAMVMDPEILFCDEPTSGLDPVNSAALDDLLLALKRRFDMTLVVVSHDLASMRRIADHVVVLGRGRVLFDGTQAELEATQDPYLRRFLERRAEESAGEMLSMPKLDPKVMKIDCSKYLGAGNGR; encoded by the coding sequence ATGGAACGCAGCCGATACGACATCCGCCTGGAGGACCTGAGCGTGGGCTACGGCGAGCACGTGGTGGTCTCGGACGTGAACGTGACCCTGCCCGGCGGCAAGATCACGGTCATCCTGGGCGGCTCGGGCTCGGGAAAATCCACCCTGCTCAAGCACATCCTGCGCCTGCACCGGCCCATCACCGGCCGGGTGACCATCGGCGGCCACGACATCTTCAAATTGTCGCGCAACGCCCTGCGCTGCCTCAAGCAACGCCTGGGCCTGCTCTTCCAGGACGGCGCGCTGCTCGGCTCGCTGAACCTCTTCGACAACGTGGCCCTGCCCCTGCGCGAGCACACCCGGCTCAAGGAGCCCCAGATCGCCGAGATCGTGCGGGCCAAGCTCGCCCTGGTGGGGCTGGCCGACTATCTGCAACTTTTCCCCAACCAGCTCTCGGGCGGCATGCGCAAGCGCGCGGGCCTGGCCCGGGCCATGGTCATGGACCCGGAGATCCTCTTCTGCGACGAGCCCACATCAGGCCTGGACCCGGTGAACTCCGCGGCCCTGGACGACCTGCTCCTGGCCCTCAAGCGCCGCTTCGACATGACCCTGGTGGTGGTCAGCCACGACCTGGCCAGCATGCGGCGCATCGCGGACCACGTGGTGGTGCTCGGCCGGGGCAGGGTGCTCTTCGACGGCACCCAGGCCGAACTGGAGGCCACCCAGGACCCGTACCTGCGGCGCTTCCTGGAGCGCCGGGCCGAGGAGAGCGCGGGAGAGATGCTCTCCATGCCCAAGCTGGATCCCAAGGTCATGAAGATCGACTGCAGCAAGTACCTGGGCGCCGGAAACGGCCGCTGA
- a CDS encoding metallophosphoesterase family protein has product MLLAVISDSHLGAPTPWLESVYARHLAGADALVHCGDITAESVWAFFLQHPNFHACLGNCDWTLGSLLQPVARLSLGGLNIAVTHGFGPRPDVPRRVARALGPEADLVCFGHTHARYFSDEHGALLVNPGSLAEGSLALLTLESGQRPACRFVDI; this is encoded by the coding sequence ATGCTCCTGGCCGTCATTTCCGACTCCCACCTGGGCGCGCCCACGCCCTGGCTGGAGTCCGTCTACGCGCGCCATCTGGCCGGGGCCGACGCCCTGGTCCACTGCGGCGACATCACCGCCGAGTCCGTCTGGGCCTTTTTTCTCCAGCACCCCAATTTCCACGCCTGCCTCGGCAACTGCGACTGGACCCTCGGTTCCCTGCTCCAGCCCGTGGCCAGGCTCTCCCTCGGCGGCCTGAACATCGCCGTGACCCACGGCTTCGGCCCCCGGCCCGACGTGCCCCGCCGCGTGGCCCGGGCCCTCGGCCCCGAGGCCGACCTCGTCTGCTTCGGCCATACCCACGCCCGCTACTTCTCCGACGAGCACGGCGCGCTCCTCGTCAACCCCGGCTCCCTGGCCGAAGGTTCCCTGGCCCTGCTCACCCTGGAGTCCGGCCAACGCCCGGCCTGCCGCTTCGTGGATATCTGA